Proteins from a single region of Spodoptera frugiperda isolate SF20-4 chromosome 8, AGI-APGP_CSIRO_Sfru_2.0, whole genome shotgun sequence:
- the LOC118275390 gene encoding uncharacterized protein LOC118275390: protein MNSRRTLLLIFVALTLDKCVSGFFWKSSAATGLDGVKKAPRMNWPILGIGVWCNGCPARSCEDDEAIIHGYCCGCAYSLDQLPVTCPEFLQCPLNLHGLCHDYEYMMRCCC from the exons ATGAACTCAAGGAGGACgcttttacttatttttgttgCGTTAACTCTTGACAAATGTGTGTCTGGTTTCTTCTGGAAATCGTCTGCTGCTACTGGATTAGATGGTGTGAAGAAAGCTCCTCGAA TGAACTGGCCAATCTTGGGGATCGGTGTGTGGTGCAATGGTTGCCCGGCGCGAAGCTGCGAGGATGATGAGGCTATTATACACGGGTACTGCTGCGGCTGTGCTTAttcattag ATCAACTACCAGTGACTTGTCCAGAATTCCTGCAGTGCCCCTTGAATTTGCACGGATTGTGTCACGATTATGAATATATGATGCGGTGCTGCTGTTGA
- the LOC118275389 gene encoding ras-related protein ORAB-1: protein MNPEYDYLFKLLLIGDSGVGKSCLLLRFADDTYTESYISTIGVDFKIRTVDLDGKTIKLQIWDTAGQERFRTITSSYYRGAHGIIIVYDCTDQDSFSNVKQWLEEIDRYACDNVNKLLVGNKCDLTTKKVVDYTTANQYAEQLGIPFLETSAKNSTNVEQAFMTMAAEIKTRVGPPSTGAAPVGGQVKIDQGHPIDTGKSSCC, encoded by the exons ATGAATCCAgaata CGATTATTTGTTCAAACTACTCCTGATTGGTGACTCTGGTGTTGGCAAGTCATGTTTGCTGCTCAGGTTCGCCGACGACACCTACACAGAGAGCTACATCAGCACTATTGGTGTGGACTTTAAAATTAGGACTGTAGACTTAGACGGCAAGACAATAAAGTTACAAATATGGGACACAGCTGGGCAGGAGCGGTTTAGAACAATCACTTCATCATACTACAGAGGAGCACACGGAATTATCATTGTTTATGATTGCACAGACCAG GATTCATTCAGCAATGTGAAGCAGTGGCTGGAGGAGATCGACCGCTACGCGTGCGACAATGTCAACAAGCTGCTGGTCGGCAACAAGTGTGATCTCACCACTAAGAAAGTCGTCGACTACACCACAGCCAAC CAATATGCGGAACAACTAGGCATTCCGTTCTTGGAGACGTCAGCGAAGAACTCTACGAATGTGGAGCAGGCGTTCATGACGATGGCAGCGGAGATCAAGACCCGCGTGGGCCCGCCCTCCACCGGCGCCGCGCCCGTCGGCGGACAGGTCAAGATCGACCAGGGACACCCTATCGACACCGGCAAGTCTTCTTGCTGCTGA
- the LOC126910958 gene encoding uncharacterized protein LOC126910958 yields the protein MEKLRFTFTILGGSDGKTNLICITSIETPDGRLFDIPDDLKPVSKHIAITATKPLEIVSIDTIGGFGGSRSTKKYLHLLVDHFTRYAYIVNSKTQSAKDFIKLLNNVPNCHEIGIVLTDQYPGINSQEFKTFLQKKSITLIFTAVNSPFSNGLNERLNQTLVNKIRCKLNEKPNTTAWTSIAHNCVDKYNNTEHSITGFAPRYLMDGTDVSLIPNELKLEKQTSDWMRDRKTAIERSIKSHEYNKTIVNKKRIKYNFEVGDMVYVENGHKLNRRKLDELRIGPFKIEEKVSQSIYKINTGHKKKESNLFHITKLTPVPIPE from the coding sequence ATGGAAAAATTACGATTCACCTTCACAATATTAGGAGGATCTGAtggaaaaactaatttaatttgcatAACGTCAATCGAAACTCCAGATGGACGATTATTTGATATACCGGATGATTTGAAGCCTGTAAGTAAACACATAGCCATAACTGCTACAAAACCATTGGAAATTGTCTCAATAGACACAATTGGGGGATTCGGAGGTTCTAGGTCAACTAAGAAATATCTGCACCTCTTAGTCGATCATTTTACTCGATACGCTTATATAGTAAATTCAAAGACACAGAGTGCTAAAGActtcataaaacttttaaataatgtacCGAATTGTCATGAAATTGGTATAGTACTCACTGATCAGTACCCCGGGATAAATTCAcaagaatttaaaacatttttacaaaaaaaatctatcacACTAATTTTCACTGCAGTAAACTCACCTTTTTCCAATGGACTCAACGAGAGGCTTAACCAAAcactggtaaataaaataagatgcaAGCTAAATGAAAAACCAAATACTACAGCATGGACGAGTATTGCTCATAATTGTGTAGACAAATATAACAATACAGAACATTCAATAACAGGTTTTGCACCAAGATACCTAATGGATGGCACCGATGTCTCACTAATACCCAATGAACTAAAACtggaaaaacaaacaagtgactGGATGAGAGATAGAAAAACTGCAATAGAGAGATCAATAAAATCACATgagtacaataaaacaatagtaaataagaagagaataaaatataatttcgaaGTAGGTGATATGGTATATGTTGAAAATGGACACAAATTAAATAGAAGAAAATTGGATGAGTTAAGGATTGGTCCatttaaaatagaagaaaaagtaTCACAATCAATATACAAGATTAATACAGGCCACAAGAAGAAGGAATCAAATCTGTTTCATATTACTAAACTGACTCCTGTGCCCATACCAGAATAA
- the LOC118275381 gene encoding uncharacterized protein LOC118275381 has product MRRGHPGIGGWRSENQRHFRPRGNGPPRFRPPRSYPLLESPRFPPPNNTRSSQRNTQPYSTHGGHSEDHGRQEHHERHKYRDNHHQIDQRMPEREHHQRPRQGYQNQYPSTHHRDRSKDNSNAYKGSSSFYKNVQPEGCHVNSMGDIDHRLTPHVHSTPETFNQPRITQWTNPAPDYKKRSYEDRNQKPYRHDFSERNKVPAVEYTDYTGHRPPASDHYGSTSGPISSTNNTSFSRSVDDTVDIIRKRLMNRNEPQTSHDEPIPQRNSEPEVCENVNTQVQPEPTPKKRIPRHKPNVKSNCDKMKSHIVNQLFKMDKDKMHKLMDDPGSSTKFEYAISSLITESQNSLNRHLRSVAEKSLYSSSSDFIQNDKNTIYEDTFMKQMQCLLDPQDTVLLEDIKPIVMAELSRVLQISDLDQRYDTPEEQVPQQATDDQSNYLYGNNYNYDEYTQDRCYDQSQTSSINYDNLNRVDIVDGNSVGYDYDNHNSQYEDVKPLFERRPSKRNDTIEDRRQSIENQRKNLRKSLENPVEEPFQSKEEPMPLFNSSDQISEDEDTFAELDRQYHVAVDHNFLENDDLSAKGTPPNFPPIQNEIPQVDNEIEKQLQSIAQAPLELFPVSSTESLRDIGITIKQEVTSFDSRNESMMTKTPPAPKTPDSNVHKMKNIKIKQEHVPQAKDTDKETEKAGSSNTIKTPPSGSRKRSTDQRPSHRKEKRKKSNSSQPEPVKADKPSSSSVPSSSNTLSKSIEKCNEAPKHYFSIFTNKEDSSKETKDSKKADAADKSYSDKYVKRKDPPKKQKEKDGESSRKRHSSTSSQTILSPKDNINASNQTPTKSDSSKNKLKTFDMFVEQPKKAVTIHQAHRNTATAVTPTKTPEDVFKVGATTPSRNKTPQTKHVGTQVIRRLITKETQTNQIKSTGAFANRFTQTERKRFVTKLVQTDPIIIKHVQEVSEDTSTTMSNPEGVIDRMKEIDLEIQILLQEKFKLYSSLENKDACSSSMPTLGMTVLNVTTHDNDENKEGDDNDVLSDNMISADSIVDDFTNIPVEELEQIALETVQEESSDSTKVGKRNLRPKVHQQERKHSESPTTSMTRRSQKAKTPNISLLEQIITDDRPLEDIISLDDLEEPQAKNKKKSQRPQPQSKKKMTRRTKPVKYVNTTPFDLKACSVVLIQTDVTKFIKEGSQIYLHSESSQNSQSSQHSQLSQSSPQSQASYSCQTQQSDDFLEYTDPASPDLVEVYSVEETEEKPSTSRVEETVVNDLQFDMLDVSEDIVIGDNCEVKCIEDKDMGRGNICEDVILDNSQSSSDEAGAGCMGHVAECRTYDYSNDEQLRRDTITVTGNADAVLAVECIESDFIAACLDGNVYHFSGDGQLLATLRGSNLAVTCITIVKEKGSTTVYTGSLDSRIRYYDLATGLEKGPECNVLSPIQTMDRAWDTVFVGTRTGFVLQFECKNNMLIPVSTVKFSEQSILALRAMKEGARKVLLVAARSEDVTIKDAQSGLLLRTLSGPKMTVYTLLFEDGKVYCGTSSHQIHVFDYASGGHTGCHEGGKGAVCLRATGGLLFAGCYDGCIYVYREGEVRPLAQLRGPSLMLLSLAVVGSKIIAGYKDRSLYIWKIPLSILQEMIL; this is encoded by the exons ATTCCCGCCACCCAACAACACACGTTCTAGCCAGAGAAATACGCAACCTTACTCAACCCATGGAGGACATTCAGAAGACCATGGCAGACAAGAACATCATGAAAGACATAAATATAGAGATAACCATCACCAAATTGATCAGAGAATGCCAGAAAGAGAGCACCACCAACGGCCAAGACAAGGTTACCAAAACCAATATCCCAGTACCCATCATAGAGACAGATCCAAAGATAATAGTAATGCATACAAAGGTTCATCTAGTTTCTATAAAAATGTCCAGCCTGAGGGTTGCCATGTCAACAGTATGGGAGACATAGACCATCGACTAACTCCACATGTACACTCAACACCAGAGACATTCAATCAGCCACGGATAACGCAATGGACAAATCCAGCTCCTGATTATAAAAAGCGCTCTTATGAAGACAGAAATCAAAAACCTTATAGGCATGATTTCTCAGAAAGAAATAAGGTACCTGCAGTAGAATATACTGATTACACAGGCCACAGGCCACCAGCCTCAGACCACTATGGCAGCACTTCTGGACCTATTAGCAGTACTAATAACACCTCATTTAGCCGATCTGTAGATGATACTGTAGATATAATCAGGAAGAGGTTAATGAACCGCAATGAGCCACAGACATCCCATGATGAACCTATCCCCCAAAGAAACAGTGAGCCAGAGGTGTGTGAAAATGTAAATACTCAGGTTCAGCCAGAGCCGACACCTAAAAAGAGAATTCCTAGACATAAACCCAATGTCAAATCAAATTGTGATAAAATGAAATCGCACATTGTTAATCAACTGTTTAAGATGGATAAAGATAAAATGCATAAGCTCATGGATGACCCAGGTTCATCAACAAAATTTGAATATGCTATCAGCAGTTTAATTACTGAGTCACAGAATAGTCTGAATCGTCACTTAAGATCTGTTGCTGAAAAATCTCTGTATAGTTCAAGCTCTGACTTCATACAAAATGACAAGAATACAATCTATGAGGATACTTTCATGAAACAAATGCAGTGTCTATTAGACCCTCAGGACACTGTATTACTTGAAGATATTAAGCCCATTGTAATGGCCGAGCTAAGCAGGGTACTTCAGATTTCAGATTTAGACCAAAGATATGACACACCTGAGGAGCAGGTCCCTCAACAGGCAACAGATGATCAATCAAATTACCTCTAtggaaataattacaattatgatGAATACACACAAGACAGATGCTATGATCAAAGCCAAACTTCAtcaattaattatgataatttaaataGAGTTGATATTGTAGATGGTAACAGTGTGGGTTATGATTACGATAATCATAATTCACAGTATGAAGATGTAAAGCCTCTATTTGAGAGGCGCCCCTCAAAACGAAATGACACCATTGAGGACAGACGACAGAGTATAGAAAACCAAAGGAAAAATCTAAGGAAAAGCTTAGAGAATCCTGTTGAGGAACCTTTTCAAAGCAAAGAAGAACCAATGCCTCTTTTCAACAGCTCAGACCAGATATCTGAAGATGAAGATACATTTGCTGAGCTAGACCGCCAGTATCATGTGGCTGTTGACCACAATTTTCTTGAGAATGATGACCTCTCAGCTAAAGGAACTCCACCCAATTTTCCGCCCATTCAAAATGAAATACCCCAAGTTGATAATGAAATTGAAAAGCAATTGCAATCCATTGCTCAAGCTCCTTTAGAATTATTCCCAGTCAGCAGCACAGAAAGTCTTAGAGATATAGGTATAACAATTAAGCAAGAAGTAACAAGTTTCGATTCTCGAAATGAAAGTATGATGACAAAGACACCACCAGCCCCAAAAACTCCTGACAGCAATgttcataaaatgaaaaacattaaaataaaacaagagcATGTGCCTCAAGCTAAAGATACTGACAAAGAGACTGAAAAAGCAGGTAGCTCAAATACTATTAAGACACCTCCATCAGGTTCAAGGAAACGGTCCACTGACCAAAGACCTTCTCACCGCAAAGAAAAACGAAAGAAAAGTAATAGCAGCCAACCAGAACCAGTAAAGGCAGATAAACCGAGCAGCTCTAGTGTACCTAGTTCTAGTAATACCTTATCTAAGTCAATAGAAAAGTGCAATGAAGCCCCAAagcattattttagtatttttacaaataaggAAGACTCATCAAAAGAAACTAAGGATAGCAAAAAAGCTGATGCAGCTGATAAAAGTTATTCTGATAAATATGTCAAGAGGAAAGATCCTCCTaaaaaacaaaaggaaaaagATGGTGAATCAAGTAGAAAGAGACATTCTAGTACATCAAGTCAAACTATTTTAAGTCCTAAAGATAATATAAATGCAAGCAATCAAACCCCAACTAAATCTGACtctagtaaaaataaacttaagacTTTTGATATGTTTGTGGAACAACCCAAAAAGGCAGTGACTATACACCAAGCACACAGAAACACAGCTACTGCTGTAACTCCTACAAAAACTCCTGAGGATGTATTCAAAGTAGGTGCCACAACTCCTTCACGCAACAAGACACCACAAACAAAACATGTTGGTACTCAAGTTATTCGAAGGCTGATAACAAAGGAGACACAGActaatcaaattaaaagtaccggTGCCTTCGCCAATAGATTTACACAAACAGAAAGAAAAAGGTTTGTTACAAAACTTGTCCAAACTGACCCTATCATAATCAAACATGTCCAAGAAGTGAGTGAAGATACCTCAACAACAATGTCTAATCCAGAAGGTGTGATAGACAGGATGAAGGAAATAGACTTGGAAATTCAAATATTGTTACAAGAAAAATTCAAACTATACAGTTCTTTAGAAAACAAAGATGCATGTTCAAGCAGCATGCCCACTCTAGGTATGACTGTTCTGAATGTAACTACTCATGACAATGATGAAAATAAGGAAGGTGACGATAACGACGTATTGTCGGATAATATGATTAGTGCCGACTCGATCGTAGATGATTTCACGAACATACCAGTAGAAGAATTAGAGCAAATAGCTTTGGAGACTGTTCAAGAAGAAAGTTCTGATTCAACGAAAGTCGGAAAACGtaatttaagaccaaaagtTCATCAACAAGAACGAAAACACTCCGAAAGTCCCACGACAAGTATGACTAGGCGAAGTCAGAAAGCTAAAACTCCAAACATATCTCTGCTAGAACAGATAATTACTGATGACAGACCTCTAGAAGACATTATATCATTAGACGACCTAGAGGAGCCGCAagctaaaaacaaaaagaaatctcAAAGACCACAGCCACagtcaaagaaaaaaatgacGAGAAGGACAAAGCCTGTGAAATATGTGAATACGACTCCTTTTGATTTAAAGGCCTGTTCTGTGGTTCTTATACAAACTGATGTGACGAAGTTTATTAAGGAAGGATCTCAGATTTATCTGCATTCTGAGTCTTCTCAGAACTCGCAATCCTCGCAGCACTCTCAACTCTCTCAGTCCTCTCCACAGTCTCAGGCCTCGTACTCCTGTCAAACTCAGCAATCCGACGATTTCCTCGAATATACAGATCCTGCAAGTCCTGACTTGGTGGAGGTTTATAGTGTTGAAGAGACCGAAGAAAAACCCTCCACAAGTCGGGTGGAGGAAACTGTGGTTAATGATCTCCAATTTGATATGTTAGATGTATCAGAAGATATAGTTATAGGGGATAATTGTGAAGTTAAGTGTATTGAGGATAAAGACATGGGAAGAGGGAACATTTGTGAGGATGTGATATTGGATAATAGTCAGTCGTCTTCCGACGAAGCTGGTGCAGGGTGTATGGGTCACGTGGCAGAGTGCAGGACGTATGATTACTCCAATGACGAGCAACTGCGACGGGACACCATTACCGTCACCGGGAATGCAGACGCCGTATTAGCCGTTGAA TGCATAGAGAGTGACTTCATAGCAGCGTGTTTGGACGGCAACGTGTACCACTTCAGCGGTGACGGACAGCTGCTGGCCACGTTACGAGGGTCCAACTTGGCCGTCACCTGCATCACCATTGTCAAGGAGAAGGGTAGCACCACGGTGTACACGGGATCTCTGGACTCAAGGATACGTTATTATGATTTGGCG ACGGGTCTGGAAAAGGGTCCGGAGTGCAATGTTCTCAGTCCCATACAGACGATGGACCGCGCGTGGGACACTGTCTTCGTCGGCACTAGGACTGGCTTTGTACTGCAGTTTGAATGTAAG AATAACATGTTAATACCAGTGAGTACGGTGAAGTTCTCGGAGCAGTCGATCCTAGCGCTACGTGCCATGAAGGAGGGAGCTCGCAAGGTCCTGCTGGTGGCTGCCCGGTCTGAAGATGTGACCATCAAGGATGCCCAGTCTGGACTACTGCTGAGAACGCTCTCCGGGCCTAAGATGACTGTGTACACTCTTCTGTTCGAAGATGGGAAGGTGTACTGTGGAACTAGCAGCCACCAGATACATGTGTTTGATTATGCT AGTGGAGGTCACACGGGTTGCCACGAGGGTGGCAAGGGTGCGGTGTGCCTGCGTGCGACTGGCGGGCTGTTGTTCGCGGGATGTTACGACGGATGCATATACGTGTATAGAGAGGGAGAGGTCAGGCCACTCGCGCAGCTGCGAGGACCCAGCCTTATGTTGCTATCGCTCGCCGTTGTTGGCAGCAAG ATTATTGCAGGCTATAAAGACAGAAGTTTGTATATATGGAAGATACCCTTAAGTATATTACAAGAAATGATTTTATAA